Within the Aspergillus luchuensis IFO 4308 DNA, chromosome 5, nearly complete sequence genome, the region CatttcctgcttcttcaaaCCATTTTCGTGGCTGGTCAAGGATATGATGGAAACCTCTTTTGCGGAGACGATCAACCCACGCCTGGCCACATAGCTCCAGAAGATAATGCATCAGAAATGATATAACGCCGTCGCCTACGGCTATTCCTAGTACTATCAGTGACCATGTTGAGGCTTTGGCTTGCTTGTTGTAAAACGTCTCAAGGAGCTTCGACAGGCAATAAGAAAACAGCGGAGTAGCCATCGAATGGCCCAAGGTGCTGAAACATCCAAGTAAAAGAAGCAGCTTTTGACCTCGAGTCAAGTTAGGGAGTATGGTCAGCATGATCCGCCCCAATGACATGCTTTCTTGCGGGGCGAGGCGTGCTGCATTCTTAAAAGGCCGCTTACTTCGATGCTTCGATCTCGCTCTATTGATCTCATTGACGACATCATTCGCAGGAAGTATACTCTGTCTGAACCGATTGGACTGGAAATTTGTATCATCGAcatggatggtgttgagctCAAACATCTGCATCCCAATAGACTCACGGCGTGGTCTGAACTTTTGGGTGTCTGCAGATTGACGAATGCTCTGTATGCTCCTTTTGTAGCCGTGAATAGCATAAGAATGCTGTGCAAGCTCGCTGTGTCGAGAAAACGAATCAGGGCTTGGACCGCGTGTACTCTCAATTGAGGAGTTTGAAGAAACACTGGACCATCGATCAGAAGAACGGTGGGCAACACCATGCTCACTTTCCTCACGATGAAGTTTGTCCGAGGTAGCAAAACACGTATTGCTCTCCTCCAGTTCATGTCTGTAGCCAGCTTGAATAACCGAGCCTTGGTCCATGATGTAGGCAAAGTCGTGATCCATGATTTGCGACATATCatgtgtgatgatgatagttgTTTTCCCTCGACGCCATTCCCGGATAGCTTTCGTTATTTCGACGCGGTTGGTGGCATCAAGGGCACTCGTAGGCTCATCCATTATCAATATAGGCGTATCCCTCAACCGCGCCCTTGCAATCGCCACTCTTTGCTTTTGACCACCGCTTAGGAAATCACCACCGTGACCCACACAAGTGTCGATTCCCTTGGGTAGATCGTCTATTGTGCTTTGTAACCTTGCAAGATCGATACACTCACGTACATCAATCTTGCTGAGTCCTTCATAGTTGCGACTACCAAAGGCGATATTCATGAAGATAGATTCGTTGAACAAAACGCTTCGCTGCTCCAGCAAAGTAATATTGTTCCTTATCCAGTCAATGCTCAGAGATTGGATGGGGGCCCCATCTATCAGAATCTCCCCGGATAGTGGTAAGTAGAAGCGTGTGAGCAGCTGTCCAAGCGTGCTTTTTCCAGATCCACTTCTGCCAATAACGAAAGTTGTCTCTCCggcgggaaagaagaagcttgtCGACTTCAAGACTGGTCTGTTCGGCTGCGCTGGGTAAGCAAAGGAGACCTGATAGACAAGCTATAAGTTCATGTACCACACAATTGTTCACGGGTTCATCACACTTACATTGCTGACCTCGATATCGCCTTCGCAAAACTTCGGATAAACGGagcccctcccctcccctctaaCAGTATCCTCTGACTCCGAGCTCAAAGTGTGGATCAGAGAAATGGCTGCatcctttccttttgctAGGATGACAATTTGTGGCATGAGGAATTCCATTGACTGGGCAGCTGCTAAGCAAGCCCAAAATGTCCTGAGCACTTCTCCTGCTGAAATCTCACCGGAAGTGGCCAAGGAGCTCCCATACCAAAAGCCCTGCACGAACATTCCGAAAGTCATCAGTCGCAATATGGATATTTGTAGAGAGGTTAAACGCGCGCGTTTGAGATATTGTATAGCGGCATTGTCAACGCTGCTTACGAAGTTTCGGATCTCGGTATCTTGCCCGTTAAAAGACTTGACGCTGTCGATTGATGAAGTAGCATTGTCGACTATCAGCGATAGATGACTCAGTTCTGTCTTCTGTGATTCCATACACGAGTTCGTCTTattggagaggaaggagagagcgGCTGAAAGGAAGGGAATTCCCGCCAAAGTGATCAGAGTAAGGTTCCAGGAGGTGAAGAATGCTAGGGCTAGAGAGAAAATGGCTCGAAAACTGTACTGCAAAGCGAGGCCGAGAGGCTGCGATGTTGCTTTCTGGAGGTCTTCGATTTGCCTGGAAGATTGCGTCAGCTAGGATAGTGGCACACAAGAGTGCGGCATACCCCTGGAGAGAAGATAGAAAGACCCTCGTGCCATCCGGCTGCGTTTCGAACCATTCCTGACTCTTCTGCAAAAGCCTTTCGAAGAGCTTGGTGCGTGCATTCGCGACCTGAAGTTCTCCGAATATCACAAATAGAATGAAATAAACACTATTGCAAACCCCATTGATTGCGCCAAGTCCAACCAACTGGACAGCGTATTTGCTGATCTGTGGCGTAAGGTCCTGTTTCGCAACCTTGCCTCCCCCGAACAGTGTGAACGTATTGAATATCTCGCCCAAGAGTACGGAGAATATAGGAACCGAAAGACTAGAAATGGCCGTAAATGTAAAACCTCCTATGAGCACCGGAAGATGTTTCGTTGTTGTGAAGCTGAACAGCGACATCCACCTCGGTTTTCGATGTATGAAGCGCCTGGCGCCAGCAAGGAAGGCTGCCATGATGAACTATACAGACTGATCAAGGCGGAAGATCTTCAATTGAGTATTTGGTCTTCGACTCCAATATTTAGGTGTCGTATaagaagacatgatgatggtaggaAAGTATAAAGTGCTAGGGCGTCATATAGAAAAACATAAGCGAATGATGGACACCCAACAAACAGGCTGCCAAGTACTTCTTAGCATAATCATCAGAACAAAGAGCTACGTTCGTTTTCATATTAGCCCATCTGGCCGAATATCAAGCACTTTCCATATGCGGGCATATTGTAGAGGAAAAGAACAATGGGTTGCGTTGCCATTGTTCTCGGGTACACCGGAAAAATATAGTGGGTCAACCGCACGTCTTTCTATCCATCACTGCATTCCAAAGCATCAATTCAGCTCGTTATATGTACAGGTATCCACTCCGGTAGTACCACCCTAGGGCGCCCTGTCGAGGGGTTATCCCCACTCTTTTATAGGGTCATATACGCTATGCTGGACCACCCGGATGAGACCTATGGGCCATGGTAGTAAATATGGCTGTCGAACTCAAGGACTTGAGTCACTGCATAGTCTCTTGACGCTAGCAAAGCAAGGACGGTAAAGGCCCGGATGAACCATTCCGTCTAGCCGCCGTTCCTGCACGGCCCAGATAAGAAGCGCAGCTTCACATTTATTTGTTGGCCTTCTGCGCGCGCTCGTAGATCCAGTCGTTGAGGCCAGCACGGTTTCTGATCCATGTATGAGTTCCCAAATGTTTCCAGAGCTTGTTGAAGTGGAAGGACTCACCTAGCGATCTCGATGGCGTAAAACTGCATACGCATGGCTGTCCTTCTGTTAGCTAGCGTTCCACCCCCCCAGACAAGCCACACAGCCATTTATCACTTACCGAAGATCGTGGTATCTCTGTCGTATTCGACCTTGGGGCTAGCACGCAGCATGGTACCGAAGTTGAAGTCCTCGATAATCTTCTCGTACTGGTTGATCCAGTTACGCCACTtctccttgccctccttgcTCTTCATCTTGTCCTCATCGAGCGTCTCGGCAGGGTCGAAGTCGGGGAATTCCTTCTGGAAAGACTCGAGGATCTCATCGTCCATCTTGGTCAGGCGGAGTTTCGAGCCGGGGACCTTCTCCAGAATCGACCAATATGTCATCAGATGTTCCACGGCTGCATAATCGTGAGTCAGGGGACGAGTTCGAATCAGAGATGTCCGGACCAACCCTTAACGGCAAActgcttctccatctgcaCCAAATGTCAGCATTCTCGGTCGGAAATCTGAATAGGCAGTCTAGGCGCAAAAGTGACATACATCCTCAAAGTTCTCCGCCGTCTCTGGATCAAAAGGCTTCGACATCTTGGCGGTTGTGTGGGCGATAAATAATTACACAAGAAGCAGACAATATCACAAGAAGAGTGTAAAGGTAGGAAATATGTTCTATTCGCTGGCTAACAGTCAGGGTAGTCGAAAAGAAATCGAAAAGTGAGTTGCCCCGCGCCCGACTTCTTTTTCCCGCAGGCGGAGAGATTTTTGCGCCGCCGCCCTTCAACCCCGCCGCTCGCGATTGGGCCGTACGTCATTTACAGATCTCAAAAACACCACCAGGCATTTAAGAGTCCGGACTATGTACGCTCTAGTTTAACTACGTTACTGGCATGAATAATTACAATTCAGGTTCTCTATCTCGGCCTGCGAATCTATTCAGTTTGCTATCTAGATTGCTCGCTGTCTGAGAAATGCCATGTCCGGCTAACTAATCTGCCTCTGCCGCTTATTAATTGCATAGCAATCCACAGCGATGCTAGATCATACCGGAAAGATCCAGAAATGGCGGACAAACGCGAACGCCACTTAATGCTCTTTTGGCGAACAGTGTTCAATCCAAGTAAGGTTGACACATTGATTTCAGAGCGTAAGAATCCATCGGGATCGaacaagggaaagagaatCTCTTATCGGTGGCGGACAGAGATTGAACTATGGTACAGGGAAGCAATGTAAGgaaacgaagaagagcatTATGCCTAATCACTGTCGTCGGAGTCGGGCAACTCTTCGAAACGTCCTTCATGGAGGGCGCGGGTGACAGGATTCTCCACCTGAAGAATGCCGTTCGCTCTGGCTCTGTTACGATACTCAGCATTTATTAGTGCAAGTAGAGGAAGGGTTAGGCTTACCGCTCAAATAACACAAATAATCTCTCtgcctctctttctttctcctctttggTCATAGGAGGACcctcgtccttcttctctgcaGCCCACTTCTGGCCAGTAATGGGGTTGACCTCTGGATCAAAACCGTTCGGGTTGGTTGCGAATGCTTCGCCTGCCGTCTTGGGGATTTCCATGCCGCGAGAAGCTAGTAGCCCTGCAGCGAACCCATATCCGATGTTCTTTGTCAGATTCTCGGCGTCTTTGCCAGAGAGCACAAACATAAGCTCAGAAATAGCAGTCTTCAGGTTAGGGTAGGGCGTGGTCGACAGATTGAGTAACTTCGATGAGAGGGTGTCTGATTGTCCAATCGGGCGGCTTCTATCGTTGTCCTCGGGCAGGAGAAGCCATTGCATATATTTGCGAGGGCCGTCTGGAGCCATCTCATGAATGACCACGAGCGTATGGAACAGGGGTATAGCCTTGGTCTCCAGCTCGTCAGGGCCATATGCGGACACAGCTTGATCCAATATGTTGATCAGCTTGTCGACATTGCAATTCTGATTGAAGGTCGGGAAAAGGGGGCTACTCTCGAAGACTTTGCCCTTCTTATTTTCCAGATCAAGCGTGGACAAGCAATTAAGAAGATAGCTGAGGAGGCCTTCCAGAGGCTTTGGAGGGATATCAATGCGGTTGATTATCTTAAAGATGTGAGGAATCGAAGCCGAGAATGTCGCAGCCAAATCAGAATATATCTTTGAGACATTGAAAATGAGCTTCAAGGTATCAGTAAGGGCCAACTCGTCCATCTGAGATAGAGACTTTTTGCCAGATTTGGGGAATTGTTTGGCGTGTCGGACGATTTGCTGGAATCAGTCAGCTTCCATCATATTTCGGTTTTGGCAAGACACGCGTTAGCTTACGTAGTTGACATTTTCACCCAGAGAGTGGTGTCTGATAAGATTGTCAAAGTCCATTGTGGTGTCATAGGTAGACAGGAACAGGATCCGACTGATCACCATCTCGTCCTCCGAGGAATCACACTGATTGATGGTCAACTTCTGCACGAGCTGGTTGACATAGTGAATGGGTATACCTTGAGCCTCTCAGCCAATTTACCCCCGTAGCCTGTGTCTACGAACAGCTGGCGCATCGATCCGTCTAAGAGGAGAGCATTTGCGACGCAGCGTAGAGCGGCACGACGCACATCCGGGGTATCCCCATCAACACCATATTTGGCTAATACTTCTATCCCCTCTTTAGAGTAAATAGGTTGGGCATGGCTGGGGTTGGTCCCGTGCTGCCTCAACTCCAGGAGTGTCTGCACGCGTTCTAAGGCACGCAGGTGACGAGGTCAGACCGGTACATATTACATTCCCTGTGTACTTACCCTTCGAAGTGAGAGACTTCGCCTCGAGGTCCGTTTTGAGAGAGCCCAATAGTTTAGTGACTCGCTGCAGCTTCTCTAGTCGCTTGTTAATCGAGGTCTGTACAATGAAACGGCTTCTACATACCTGGGCCTTGGAGCGGCCTGAAATCCATGGTCACCTTTTGCTTAGCGCAATTCTATGCGCCGGAAGTGAAGTGTGTCAAGGGGTAACTGCTGGCTTGCAATAGCCGTCTTACGGGGCGCGGTGAACCCCTACTAGTCTGTCCAGTAAGCCCCACTTAGCTTGGGCTTGATCAAGTTGCAGCGAAAGCGGGTCTCCGCAATTAAGGACAGAGTAGTTGGAGAGGCGAAAACCAATCCCGAGGTTATGGGATGATCTGGAGTATCTTTCTTCGCCGATGGGCTGTAGTGAATTCCGGTGCTGGAAGCAGCGCAACGGATAAGGATAGGAGCTAATGTTGCGCTGATGAATAGAGATCCGCAGCGCAATAAAGCAGAACCCCACCGGATAGCACTAAGCGGCTGCACAGTATCTCCGCAGTCTGTACATGCAGCAATGGTATTAGACACAAGGTTGACGAGACAGACATAAATCAATGCATGCAGTCTGTGGTTAGTAGTTAAGTAGATGAAACTTACATTGACAACTCGTTCTGGGTTTGAAAACAAGCAACGTGAATGGGGGAAACGAGAAAATTGAAGATAATAACTAAAGAATTGGGGGGTGGGCAGCTCCGGTTCATCTCCGAAGCCTTCTCCGTGGTGCCTGAGTGCCTTACTGCCTTGGGCATGAAACGCGGCGCTGCCACTTTACGCGTGGCTCAGCCACAGGCGCGTCTTTTTGAGTTGCGTGGCTTGGCGCGGCCCCGGTAGGATCAAACTGGCACGGCTATCCTACTTTCACCAGGGCTTTGATCCTTGCTCATGCTTGTCGACAGCTTCGGTCTGGGTCATGGACAGCGTGGTTTCTAGCTAGGCTGTATCGCGatgttccttctccttctttcattCTTGTCCCCGTTCTTTTCGTCGTCCGATTCTGTGAAATATGGTGGAGGTTCTCGGTCCTCTGTCTGCTCGTCCGCCTACTCCACCTAGGACATCATCTCGTATGCTGTCTGAAAATGATCGAACTGAAGATTCTCCGGTTGTTGTACACACGCCTCGCGACTCTCCCTTTTCCGTCAATGGCTCAACTGGTGTTCCGTCAAGTCGACAATCCAAGCGCGTGAACTTCTCACCATGGACAAGATACATCAAACCTCCCTCGTTCACCAATTCCGCCGCGAAATCCAAATCTGACCTCAAGTCCCTGCCTCCCTCGAACGAATGCAAACCTACAAAATCTATCCTCAAACCGACCACATCTCATTCTGCTACCAATTCGCCGTCTGCTGAACCTCAAGCTCCCGTTTCCTTCGCCATGCTTCTAGAGTCAATCTTACAACAGCTCGCTGGAGAGGCTGTCAGTTCAAGGCTCGACGCCTACATGCAGTTCTTCGGGGCCCTGAGGGCATATGACAATCTGCCTGGTGATCAAGAAATCATAGCGAGGTTGGGCTTGATCACTCAGTTCATACATCGGGACGTTAGCCGGGACTTGACAACCGGCGGACCGCTACATACCAACCTTGTAATACAGGCCCTTAAGTTGGCTGTTGCACTGGTCTGGCATAGTGAGATCTCTGCGCGTCTGCCAGATGACTTCAAGACTTTTCTCGTCGATCATTCCGTCAACTGTCTTCAAGATGTGAAGATGCCAAAGTCTGTGGTAACTCACTACTTGTCCGTATTGTCAACCCAGAACTTTAACGCCAAGGTCATGACGAACACGCGAATAATACGCATTTTGACGGTTCTCCATGAATTGACTAATCGCGTCACTGGAAGCGCAATTGTGTCCCAGCGTTTAAGCATCTATCTTCGTGTCCTCAACCAATCTAAGATGATCTTCGTCTCAAATGCATCCCTGTGGATGGATCATCTCATATCCGGCTTGCTACACCATGTCAAAGATATCAGGATCAAGGCTATTTCGGTGGGCTTTCAGACCGCTATAGCGTGCGGACCGAACCCAACCTTGTCGAAATGCGTCCGTGAGGTCTTCAGCAGACCTCTCGATGAGCGGAGGAAGCTTGTGACGGAAGTTTGCGAGCGAATGACGCGCATGATGGCACTTTCTGATTGCGGAGTCCACATACCTCAGATATGGAGTGTGATTATTCTACTCCTGCGCAGCAAAAAGTTCAACGTCGATCAGTGGGAGCATTTCAAAGAATGGGTCCTTGTGCTGCAGAGATGCTTCAATTGCAGTGATTCTGCAATTAAAGCGCAGGCCATCGTTGGCTGGAATCGGTTTGTTTATGTCGTCAGTCCCAGCGACACAACAAGCCCTTCGTTATTGCGGATGCTGAGCAAGCCCATCGTCTCTCAGTTCGATCGGAAGAAGCAAGACAAACAACCCAGTCAGCTAGCCTTGTGCAGCTACTATAATCTTCTTTATTACGCCTTCCGTCCCTCGGCATCGTTTCAGCATCTTGATGTCGTCTGGGAAGAATATGTCGCTTCACCGGCTTCGAGCATCTTTTCGTCTGTACCCAGTCTCAGCGACAGGGTAGCCCACGTGCTATCCAATATGCTCTGGAGCCCTCAAGCGAAGGTTTGGTTGGAGAACAAGGTCAATGAGAGCAACAAGCTGGACCCTGAAGAGTTGCCATCCATTGACAGTAGGTGGATTCGGTCGAGGATAACATCGGTTTTGAGCGTTTTTGAGGAGATCTTCAAGTCTTCTGTCTGGAACCCCGATATTGAGCGGTCGAATATTGCTACAGCCTGGATCGGCTTGTCCAAGGCCTTGTCACATGCGTCGAGCAAAGAGATTACGCCCACGCCAGAATCGATGCAAGCTGTAGCACACgtgcttggccttcttcagcGCCTCTGGAACGCCGGGCCCTCATCGCTCAATGCGGCTATCGAGAAGGACTCAACGGATGCCTTCTATGACCGGTTCAGCTTTCTTGCCACCACTATGATCTACAGTCTTGGTAGCGCACGGTTTACCGAGAAATTACTCCTCAAGACAGCCGATGAGACTTTTCAGGCTGCTACTACGCCTACGCATCGTCATCAAAAGGCGAATACAAGTCTAGACAGTCCCATCCTACATTTTCTTCGATTTATCAGTGAACTACCTGGTCATTCGAGGCCTTCCCCGTCATATTCGCGCCTCGTTACCCGTGTTCTGGAAGCTACTTGCAGTGACAAGCTATCAAGGAGCTCACGTCTGGAATTCTTAAGCCAATGCGCAGATATACATGTGTATGATGCGGCTGCTCATATTGGCGATGATAGTCTAGCTGAAACCGTGTGGAGGTCTGTGGCACAGCTGTCTGCAAGCTCTTTATCCTCTTTCCCTATGGAGACAGCTCGCGAACGTGATGGCTCAGTTTGCCGTGACTATGAGAACATTGTTAACATCCTTTCTGCCGGCTTGAAGTTCTCCGACGTGTTCGAAGTCTGGAATCCGCTTGTTGATTCTCTTATCCGCGTCGTAAGAACCGAAAAGGGTGATCGGGCTAtttccaccatggccatgGAACCTCTTGCCGCATCTATCATAGAACAAGGGACACGGAATACCTGCAAGCCCTCCGCATCACTCTTGAAACTCTCGCTCTCAATTCCTTACGGCCACGAGGCGGAGACGGCAAAGGGAACTCATGAAATGGCCTTCCCTCACAAGTTGATCGAACTCGTGGATAGGACTCTTCGTCAGTCGTACGAAAGCTTTGATCCTGTCGAACCAAACGGCATTGCAGATTTCATCGAGTGTCTGACGTCTCTACTGGGATCGGGTGTACCTACTTTCCGTACAGCAATACTCTCACACCTCCAGCAGTCCCTTGCATTTTATCTCAAAGACGGGGAGCGCAAGATAAACGCTGAGAGTGGCGTGGAAAGCAGAATCCTTACTGCTGTAAGTGTACGAAGCAAGGGGCTTGTGTTACGTACTAACTTAGAATTAGTGTCGCGCGCTGTCGTCAGCCGTCTTGAACATCTTGCAAGCAGCACAACCTCACGACGCCTTCTGTGTACAAAAGTTCGAGCCTATAATCTGTGCGGGTCTTGAATCCACACATGCCTCTGTAACAAAACGATTTCTTGACTTCTGGCGTTGTTCGTTTGGATCACAAGAGTCCTTGCCCTGCCCCGAGACGATATCTCGCGCGCTACACGATATTGAAGTCCAGATGAAGCTTCAGCAGCCGCATGGTCATCGGCAAAATTTACAGGTACGTATTCTGAACAAAATTCCAGCCTGCCCTGCTAAGAAATTCCAGTCCGAGGCACAATCCGATCGTCAAGATGCAAAGGCCATTTCAGTCGATACATCGGTCAAGTCTCGCATTGCTTTCATACTTGATGATCCATTCACGTTGGGGCTGAACTCGTCGCCTATAACCGGAGGGTCTGAGCGTAAAGCCATGCCTACGTCTTCGGAGAAGCAGACCGGACATTCAGCAGGCCAAGTATCTCAAACTGACGATGACTCTGATCCGGATGTGGCCACGGGTCATTCGATGCCCCTCCCGACGGGATCGGGAGACCCTAGGAAGCGTAGCGAGTTGTTTTCGATCATTGAAAGCCTTCGTTCGTCTTCACCTCCGACGAATACTCCAAGAGAACTTGGTTTCATGACGCCCCCGCACTTGCGCGACCTGCGCAACGCGGATGCCGACGCCGGGACTCCACAAACCCCGACCCTACCACCTGTCGCCACTGACAATGAATATGGGTTTCTCGGTTCTTCCCCTACGCCGGGTACTCGAAGCCGAACGCAATTGAGCGAACCCGAGATACCTCAGTCGCTGTCGactccagcagcagaagagtCTGTTCTAGAAAACGAACTTcaatcctcccctccaaagCTGAAATCGACCAGTCCTGAACCTCGAAGTAACACAGGAAACATGGCCACACCAGGATCAGGGAACACTACGTCgagcaggagcagaagatcgAAGAGGAGGGCCCGGCGTTCGTCaaggcagaagaaggcaaTGAACGCTCAGTCCAGTCAACCGGAAGCGACTGATGAAAGCATGGCAGTTGATTCAGAGGAGCCACTGACAAAGCGTCTCCGTTCATCGACAGGCAAATTGCCAGAAGACAAAAGTCTCTCCATTGAAGACAGGCAATCGAAGGATTCGTCGAAGGATGGTCCCCGTGACGCCGGGCTTTCCCAAGACCCTGTTACGGATTCTGGTGCTACCGAGGAGCCTGTCATCGAGCCAGAGCACCAGGTCAATGCTGAGCAAccgaaagacaaagaaaaacaatCAATAGACGGCTACGACTATATAGCGGACTCATGCAGCGACGACATGGAGACCCAGGTTGCGTCTCAGTTGGAGCAGGATCTAGAACTCGCTGTAGATCTGGACGACACAGCGAGTGTAGAACATGTTGCAACAGCTGCGGAACAGGGCGCAAATAAGAAACGGAAACGCGAGGCAGAGCAATCTACACCTTCGGGCAAAGAACGGCGTCGCTCTTCAAGACTCACAAAGACGCCTTCTGTCGCAGATATCGAGGGAGGTCGTGCTACTCGGTCTAAGAGACCGATGACCGTGTCACAGGAGGTCGAATCATCCCCTGCCGAATCGGCGCCGAAGCGACGGAAGACGGAGTCTAAGAGTGATATGACTACCACGAGCAAGCCCGCCGAGCAAGCAGCTAGTACTGATAGCGGGAAGACCAAGGCCCTGGATACCCAAGACAGCTCTCAAAAACGCAGATCCTCTCGTCTCAGTGGACAGGCAGCGCCAGCCATTCCTGAGGAGAGCCCGCTTCCGAAGAAGTCACCACGACCTAGTCGTTCTCGCAAGTCGACCAAGGACAAGACCAAAGACAGCATACCAGAAGAGCCTCAACTTAGAGAAGATATCGAGACCCATCACGACGAGACTCCTACTAGAGATGCGGTGGACCAACCTGTCAAGGATGAAAGGGAGTCCAAGATCACTGTTGAAGATAAACCAACTGGGCAACTCCCAGAACCGGATAGCTCAGTGCAGCCTTCAACAGAAGCTCAGGTTGACGAACCGATGGATGAGCCGGTGCCCGAGACCCAGCAAACGGCTCCTGATGACGTGCAAATGGAAGACGCGCCCACAGTGACCGAACCTATCCCTGAGAAGGGGGCGCCATCTGAAGAGAAAGATCTGGAgacgacggagaagaagacgcgaGCAGTATCCCGCACAACGCAGACCGAAAGCCAGAAGGAGCCAGAGATCACAGAGGCTGGCATCACAGACTCCCTCCGCAAAGTATTGAGCGATGTGAAACTGGCCAAGTTGGATCGAAATTCGCTAAAGGAAATTGACGATTTACTATTTGATATCCGGGTGGAAACGCATGAGGCATTGAGGAGAAACACCGGTTGAATGGATTTTGCATAGCGATGGCGTTGTACTTTTGTCTATATCCTAGTCTCAAATATTTATACtccttgctttttctttttttgtctttctgaCTGTTTTATTTTGTGACCATGGCCATCAAAAGAAGTCTCATTTGTTTTATGATCCTGTGCTTGATTTGCCATTATTCTT harbors:
- a CDS encoding putative telomere length regulator protein (Rif1) (COG:S;~EggNog:ENOG410PIGD;~InterPro:IPR022031,IPR016024,IPR028566;~PFAM:PF12231); translated protein: MVEVLGPLSARPPTPPRTSSRMLSENDRTEDSPVVVHTPRDSPFSVNGSTGVPSSRQSKRVNFSPWTRYIKPPSFTNSAAKSKSDLKSLPPSNECKPTKSILKPTTSHSATNSPSAEPQAPVSFAMLLESILQQLAGEAVSSRLDAYMQFFGALRAYDNLPGDQEIIARLGLITQFIHRDVSRDLTTGGPLHTNLVIQALKLAVALVWHSEISARLPDDFKTFLVDHSVNCLQDVKMPKSVVTHYLSVLSTQNFNAKVMTNTRIIRILTVLHELTNRVTGSAIVSQRLSIYLRVLNQSKMIFVSNASLWMDHLISGLLHHVKDIRIKAISVGFQTAIACGPNPTLSKCVREVFSRPLDERRKLVTEVCERMTRMMALSDCGVHIPQIWSVIILLLRSKKFNVDQWEHFKEWVLVLQRCFNCSDSAIKAQAIVGWNRFVYVVSPSDTTSPSLLRMLSKPIVSQFDRKKQDKQPSQLALCSYYNLLYYAFRPSASFQHLDVVWEEYVASPASSIFSSVPSLSDRVAHVLSNMLWSPQAKVWLENKVNESNKLDPEELPSIDSRWIRSRITSVLSVFEEIFKSSVWNPDIERSNIATAWIGLSKALSHASSKEITPTPESMQAVAHVLGLLQRLWNAGPSSLNAAIEKDSTDAFYDRFSFLATTMIYSLGSARFTEKLLLKTADETFQAATTPTHRHQKANTSLDSPILHFLRFISELPGHSRPSPSYSRLVTRVLEATCSDKLSRSSRLEFLSQCADIHVYDAAAHIGDDSLAETVWRSVAQLSASSLSSFPMETARERDGSVCRDYENIVNILSAGLKFSDVFEVWNPLVDSLIRVVRTEKGDRAISTMAMEPLAASIIEQGTRNTCKPSASLLKLSLSIPYGHEAETAKGTHEMAFPHKLIELVDRTLRQSYESFDPVEPNGIADFIECLTSLLGSGVPTFRTAILSHLQQSLAFYLKDGERKINAESGVESRILTACRALSSAVLNILQAAQPHDAFCVQKFEPIICAGLESTHASVTKRFLDFWRCSFGSQESLPCPETISRALHDIEVQMKLQQPHGHRQNLQSEAQSDRQDAKAISVDTSVKSRIAFILDDPFTLGLNSSPITGGSERKAMPTSSEKQTGHSAGQVSQTDDDSDPDVATGHSMPLPTGSGDPRKRSELFSIIESLRSSSPPTNTPRELGFMTPPHLRDLRNADADAGTPQTPTLPPVATDNEYGFLGSSPTPGTRSRTQLSEPEIPQSLSTPAAEESVLENELQSSPPKLKSTSPEPRSNTGNMATPGSGNTTSSRSRRSKRRARRSSRQKKAMNAQSSQPEATDESMAVDSEEPLTKRLRSSTGKLPEDKSLSIEDRQSKDSSKDGPRDAGLSQDPVTDSGATEEPVIEPEHQVNAEQPKDKEKQSIDGYDYIADSCSDDMETQVASQLEQDLELAVDLDDTASVEHVATAAEQGANKKRKREAEQSTPSGKERRRSSRLTKTPSVADIEGGRATRSKRPMTVSQEVESSPAESAPKRRKTESKSDMTTTSKPAEQAASTDSGKTKALDTQDSSQKRRSSRLSGQAAPAIPEESPLPKKSPRPSRSRKSTKDKTKDSIPEEPQLREDIETHHDETPTRDAVDQPVKDERESKITVEDKPTGQLPEPDSSVQPSTEAQVDEPMDEPVPETQQTAPDDVQMEDAPTVTEPIPEKGAPSEEKDLETTEKKTRAVSRTTQTESQKEPEITEAGITDSLRKVLSDVKLAKLDRNSLKEIDDLLFDIRVETHEALRRNTG